GAAACCTTCCGACTCTTTCAGCTTCTGATAACTCCCAAGCGCGATCTCTCCCTCCGGCCCCCGCAGCCGCGGGTGTTCCACCGGTATCTTCTGATCCCCGATATAGACCGACCCAGGCTGGCTCGCCCATTTGGCAATGTCGGAACTGAAAGGTCGGTAGTCTGGCCCGGCGATCTCCTCCCGCTCGATGTACATGATCGTCTCTGCCATCATCCTACCCAGATCCTTCATGCAGGCGTCAAATCCCTGCTTGCCTCTTGCAACAAGGTGGTACATTTGATCGATGAGTTCTTGCCTCCCGTATGCGGCCTCAAACCCCCGTATTGCCTTCTTCCTCTTCCTGGTGGTATTCTTCATCAGTGGCTCCTTTCTGACTTTGTTTTCGGTTCCGTGGATTATGCCACGGGGGAGCCACTCTTTCCAATTTCAACTAAAAATAGTATAACCTCGGGTGGAATTTCTATGAACCGGAAAGGATAGTGACTAAATGGTGACTATTTTCTTTTTTATGAAAAACTTCAAATTCTTAATTAATTGATTTTATGATGGATTTTGGAGCGGGCAACGGGGATCGAACCCGCGACCCCAAGCTTGGGAAGCTTGTACTCTACCAGCTGAGCTATGCCCGCTTGATGGAAAGTATAAAAAAGCTATTTCATATTGTCAACAGGTTTTAAGAGATCGGTTTTTAGGTTAAAGAGCCACCTTTAAATCTGAAGCCACTTCTTCTATCATTTCTCCTGAGACCGTTTCTTTCTTCCGAAGAAACCCTTCCAACAGCGCATTATCACAAATGGCGTTAATCAAACGAGGAATTCCCCCAGAAAATTTATGAATTGAACTGAGGGCATCCTTTGTAAAAAGCTCTTTATTAGAACCGGCAATTTGTAAACGGTATTTCACATAATCATTGGTTATCTCTTCAGTAAAAGACCGGAGTTGAAACCGGACCCCCACACGTTGTTTTAGGGGTTCATCTAAATTTAGATTTTTATCTAAATCCGGTAAACCAAAGAAAACAAACGTAATCAATTTATTTCCATCCATTTCAATATTGAGAATTCCTCTAAATTCTTCCATCACCTCTTTTTTGTTAAGCATCTGGGCTTCATCAATTAATACCACTGCCCTTTTACCTGATTCATAAATCTGAATCAAACGGCTGAAAAGTTGGGATAACAGCTCCGTTTTGTCATCATTGGGCTCCTCCACACCTAACTGAACAGCAATTTTTCGAAGAAGCCATTCAGAGGTAATGGAGCCATGAATGACAATTAACAAAGCACATTCATATTCTTTTTCATCCATTTCATCCAACATTCTTGTGGCCAGTGTCGTTTTTCCGGTCCCAATATCTCCAACCAAAACCACCAACCCTTTTCGGGATTCAACCGCATACTTTAATCTTATGATCGCCTCCCCGTGTTGGGCACTGTTATAGTAAAATCGGTTATCCACCGAAATGGAGAAGGGTTGCTCTTTTAAACCATAATATTCTAAATAACTCATAATGTTAAAAACTCCCTCGGCTATAGGTAGGAAATTTTCCCTTTTTTCCTTTCGACCTTTGATTCCTTCTTACTGCTAGTCCCCACACTTAATTCAGAGCCTGGATC
The Nitrospiria bacterium DNA segment above includes these coding regions:
- a CDS encoding AAA family ATPase, with the translated sequence MSYLEYYGLKEQPFSISVDNRFYYNSAQHGEAIIRLKYAVESRKGLVVLVGDIGTGKTTLATRMLDEMDEKEYECALLIVIHGSITSEWLLRKIAVQLGVEEPNDDKTELLSQLFSRLIQIYESGKRAVVLIDEAQMLNKKEVMEEFRGILNIEMDGNKLITFVFFGLPDLDKNLNLDEPLKQRVGVRFQLRSFTEEITNDYVKYRLQIAGSNKELFTKDALSSIHKFSGGIPRLINAICDNALLEGFLRKKETVSGEMIEEVASDLKVAL